The following coding sequences lie in one Changpingibacter yushuensis genomic window:
- a CDS encoding fumarylacetoacetate hydrolase family protein, with protein sequence MKLATIRRDSRENNTVAVRIDGDSATDLGFPSVDALLKAGALDAARTLDGPQFPTEHLDFAPVVTNPGKIICVGVNYRPHIKEMGREIASHPTLFMKFSEALVGSGDPLIKPFESEMFDFEGELGVVIGQKVRRAKGPAATAAIAGFTICMDGSVRDWQNHTGQWVAGKAWEGSTPVGPVLVDRDSFERHARLTTRLDGQVMQSGFVDDVVFGPEAIIEYASTFVTLNPGDLILTGTPGGVGHARKPPVYLQSGQSLEIEIDGIGVLSNVVTEG encoded by the coding sequence ATGAAACTGGCTACGATTCGGCGCGATAGCCGCGAGAACAATACAGTTGCGGTTCGAATTGATGGGGATAGCGCCACAGACCTCGGCTTTCCATCCGTTGACGCGCTCCTCAAGGCTGGCGCGTTAGATGCGGCGCGTACACTCGATGGCCCGCAGTTTCCCACAGAGCACCTCGATTTTGCTCCGGTAGTGACCAATCCTGGCAAGATCATTTGCGTGGGCGTGAATTATCGCCCCCACATCAAGGAGATGGGCCGTGAAATCGCCAGCCATCCTACGTTGTTCATGAAGTTCTCCGAAGCTCTTGTGGGGTCCGGAGACCCTCTTATCAAGCCATTCGAATCGGAGATGTTTGATTTTGAAGGCGAACTGGGTGTCGTGATCGGCCAGAAGGTTAGGCGCGCTAAGGGCCCAGCGGCCACGGCAGCCATCGCAGGGTTCACGATCTGCATGGATGGTTCGGTCCGCGACTGGCAGAACCATACCGGTCAATGGGTTGCCGGCAAAGCCTGGGAGGGCTCAACGCCGGTGGGGCCAGTGCTCGTGGATCGGGATTCGTTCGAGCGGCACGCTCGCCTCACCACCCGGCTCGACGGGCAGGTTATGCAGAGCGGTTTTGTCGACGACGTCGTCTTCGGGCCAGAAGCGATCATCGAGTACGCATCAACCTTTGTGACGCTCAATCCGGGAGATCTCATCTTGACAGGCACACCGGGTGGAGTTGGCCATGCACGCAAACCACCTGTTTACCTGCAATCGGGCCAGTCCTTGGAGATCGAGATTGACGGTATTGGCGTACTTTCGAATGTGGTAACCGAAGGCTAA